One Brassica napus cultivar Da-Ae chromosome C4, Da-Ae, whole genome shotgun sequence genomic region harbors:
- the LOC125585854 gene encoding uncharacterized mitochondrial protein AtMg00810-like: MSDCAPMPTPLPMQLDKVTGHDQLFSEPTYFRSLAGKLQYLTLTRPDIQFAVNYVCQKMHAPTVADFSNLKRIIRYLKGTYRYGLNINAKTGFLLYGFSDSDWAGCRETRRSTSGLCTFLGSNIISWSAKRHPTVSRSSTEA, encoded by the coding sequence ATGTCTGATTGTGCGCCAATGCCGACGCCCCTTCCGATGCAGCTAGACAAAGTCACTGGCCATGATCAACTTTTCTCGGAACCAACTTACTTTCGCAGTCTTGCAGGCAAGCTTCAGTACTTGACCTTGACAAGACCGGACATCCAGTTTGCTGTTAACTATGTATGCCAGAAGATGCATGCTCCGACGGTTGCAGACTTCTCCAACCTCAAGCGCATTATTCGTTACTTGAAAGGCACGTATCGATATGGATTGAACATAAATGCAAAGACCGGCTTTCTCCTCTATGGCTTCAGTGATAGTGATTGGGCTGGATGTCGTGAGACTAGACGTTCTACTAGTGGCCTGTGTACGTTCCTCGGTTCAAACATCATCTCCTGGTCCGCTAAAAGGCATCCTACTGTGTCGAGGTCTTCAACAGAAGCTTAG